A stretch of the Cloacibacillus sp. genome encodes the following:
- a CDS encoding Fur family transcriptional regulator, producing the protein MWTVDDGIAVLRVRGAKITAQRIAILQQLEGRTDHPSADTLYRELSAEYSTMSVATLYSTAQLLADAGLIKILSIDDKRVYFDPTTTTHGHFLCRRCGKLFDIPVDEDEIFKSASSVRENIAQIERTEIFFYGLCTDCLKI; encoded by the coding sequence ATGTGGACCGTAGACGATGGAATAGCAGTTCTTAGGGTGAGAGGCGCCAAGATAACGGCACAGCGTATCGCGATCTTACAGCAGTTGGAGGGCCGCACCGACCATCCCTCTGCCGACACTCTCTACCGTGAGCTCTCTGCCGAATATTCTACGATGTCCGTCGCCACGCTTTACAGCACCGCGCAGCTTCTCGCGGATGCCGGACTCATAAAAATACTCAGCATCGACGATAAGAGGGTATATTTTGACCCGACGACTACGACACACGGACACTTTCTCTGCCGCAGATGTGGTAAGCTCTTCGACATTCCGGTGGACGAAGACGAAATATTTAAGTCGGCCTCATCGGTACGTGAAAATATCGCGCAGATCGAACGCACGGAAATATTTTTCTACGGACTATGCACCGATTGCCTGAAGATATAG
- the mrtS gene encoding Synerg-CTERM system glutamic-type intramembrane protease MrtS, with the protein MSTFISFCAGVFLLYWPYGWCWYRKEDPDEYGLRWEFRARDFMQTLAVSAFILLALTVVAMNWPWEALPRKRGLWTVLNMGASGLAAAIIEETFFRGWLQPVLERHFSPFTAIVMTNLVFAPIHLIVAPYWISLCTFFPGLIMGWLKYRYKNLFPPALFHFIGNIWSIWFFPMPVNF; encoded by the coding sequence ATGAGTACGTTCATATCCTTCTGCGCGGGAGTATTCCTGCTCTACTGGCCATACGGATGGTGCTGGTACAGAAAAGAGGACCCCGACGAGTATGGCTTACGCTGGGAGTTCCGCGCGAGAGATTTTATGCAGACACTTGCCGTGTCTGCATTTATATTGCTGGCGCTCACAGTCGTCGCGATGAACTGGCCCTGGGAGGCGCTGCCGCGTAAACGCGGCCTCTGGACCGTGCTGAATATGGGCGCTTCGGGACTCGCCGCGGCGATAATAGAAGAGACATTTTTTCGCGGCTGGCTCCAGCCCGTTTTAGAACGGCATTTCTCCCCCTTTACGGCTATCGTGATGACCAATCTGGTGTTCGCGCCGATCCACCTGATCGTGGCCCCCTACTGGATATCGCTCTGCACATTTTTCCCTGGGCTGATCATGGGCTGGCTCAAATACCGCTACAAAAACCTCTTCCCGCCGGCGCTTTTCCATTTCATCGGCAATATATGGTCGATATGGTTCTTCCCCATGCCGGTCAACTTTTAA
- the glmU gene encoding bifunctional UDP-N-acetylglucosamine diphosphorylase/glucosamine-1-phosphate N-acetyltransferase GlmU, which yields MLCIKAGHIIENVFLKGAGKVNQPKKPFGVLLLAAGKGTRMRSKTPKVLHLMLEEPILYYPLRSALDAGFGDIAVMVGFGGELVESWTRDNFPGAEIIWQREQRGTGHAAKLAQEWWQNFENVMVLAGDAPLIKPETLSFFAERHAAGGNACSFLSFDLEDPAGYGRVLREEGRVRVVEHKDATERQREVKEVNSGMYIFDTAALAGVIDKISCANAQGEYYLPDTLALIESCGGRVEAVKADHAEEFLGINDQMQLAAAARIMRDRIVSGFMINNGLQCMDPASLWIGPKVKIGRDVVIHPSVQLWGETVIEDEAFIGSFTVLRNSVVHAKANLKGSVRLNDSTIGPRASAGPFAFMREHGELLENAHMGRFVEIKKSRVGVGSKVPHLSYIGDAEIGEETNIGAGTITCNYDGEKKNPTKIGRGCFIGSDTMLVAPVTLGDDVTTGAGSVITNDIPDGALGVGRAKQSNIEGWSRRRRGKGKK from the coding sequence ATGTTATGTATAAAAGCTGGTCATATCATCGAAAACGTGTTTTTGAAGGGAGCCGGAAAAGTGAATCAGCCAAAAAAACCGTTTGGGGTTCTGCTCTTGGCTGCGGGAAAAGGCACGCGGATGCGCAGTAAAACTCCCAAAGTCCTACATCTGATGCTCGAAGAACCTATCCTCTATTATCCTCTAAGATCGGCGCTGGATGCCGGTTTTGGGGATATTGCCGTTATGGTTGGTTTCGGGGGCGAGTTGGTGGAGAGCTGGACGAGAGACAACTTTCCCGGCGCTGAGATAATATGGCAGCGTGAACAGAGGGGCACCGGACATGCGGCAAAGCTGGCGCAGGAGTGGTGGCAAAATTTCGAGAACGTGATGGTCCTCGCCGGCGACGCGCCGCTGATAAAGCCCGAGACGCTCTCATTCTTTGCCGAACGCCACGCGGCGGGCGGTAACGCCTGCAGCTTCCTGAGCTTCGACCTTGAAGACCCCGCCGGATACGGCCGCGTCCTCCGCGAAGAGGGGCGGGTGCGCGTCGTAGAGCATAAGGACGCTACGGAGCGGCAGCGGGAGGTAAAAGAGGTCAACAGCGGCATGTATATCTTCGATACCGCGGCGCTCGCCGGCGTGATAGACAAGATATCGTGCGCCAACGCGCAGGGGGAATATTATCTGCCGGATACGCTTGCTCTGATAGAATCGTGCGGCGGCCGGGTAGAGGCCGTGAAGGCCGACCATGCCGAAGAGTTCCTCGGAATAAACGACCAGATGCAGCTGGCGGCGGCGGCGCGGATAATGCGCGACCGTATCGTCAGCGGTTTTATGATAAACAACGGGCTGCAGTGCATGGACCCCGCGAGCCTGTGGATCGGCCCGAAGGTAAAGATCGGGCGCGACGTCGTCATCCACCCCTCGGTGCAGCTGTGGGGAGAGACGGTCATCGAAGACGAGGCCTTTATCGGCAGCTTCACGGTGCTGCGTAATTCGGTGGTGCATGCAAAGGCGAACCTCAAAGGTTCCGTGCGCCTTAACGATTCAACGATCGGGCCGAGGGCCTCGGCAGGCCCCTTTGCCTTTATGCGCGAACACGGCGAGCTGCTGGAAAACGCCCACATGGGCCGCTTTGTCGAGATAAAGAAGAGCCGCGTCGGCGTCGGCTCAAAGGTGCCTCACCTGTCGTATATCGGCGACGCCGAGATAGGTGAGGAGACTAATATCGGCGCGGGGACGATCACCTGCAACTATGACGGCGAGAAAAAGAACCCGACGAAGATCGGCCGCGGTTGTTTCATCGGCAGCGATACGATGCTCGTAGCCCCCGTCACACTGGGCGACGACGTGACGACCGGGGCCGGTTCGGTGATCACCAACGACATACCGGACGGCGCGCTCGGAGTGGGCCGCGCGAAGCAGTCAAACATCGAAGGCTGGAGCCGCCGCCGCCGGGGCAAAGGTAAAAAGTAA
- a CDS encoding ribose-phosphate pyrophosphokinase, whose amino-acid sequence MSAGLREVKIFSGSADPQFAENICMNLGVPLSASKLFRFSDGEIGVSIEESVRGADVYVVQPTCEPANEHLIELLIIVDALKRASAYHVNLVMPYFGYARQDRKTRSREPITAKLIANLLEKAGADRVIAADLHAGQIQGFFDIPVDHLTGIPLLASYFHRILAKEIEQDLVTVVSPDIGGVVRARKFAEQLNNADLAIVDKRRSHEVANQCEVMEIIGNIDGRTCILVDDIVDTAGTIVKAAEALKERGAKAVYACATHGVLSGPAIDRIKGSVIEEMVLTDTIPLKEEKQTAKITVLSIAPLFAEALRRIHSEHSVSILFR is encoded by the coding sequence ATGTCCGCAGGATTACGAGAGGTAAAAATATTTTCGGGCAGCGCAGACCCGCAGTTCGCGGAAAATATCTGCATGAATCTCGGCGTACCTCTTTCCGCATCAAAGTTGTTCAGATTTTCCGACGGCGAGATCGGTGTCTCTATTGAGGAGAGCGTACGCGGCGCAGACGTATACGTCGTTCAGCCAACCTGCGAGCCGGCCAACGAGCATCTTATCGAGCTGCTCATCATCGTGGACGCGCTGAAAAGGGCTTCGGCTTATCACGTCAATCTTGTCATGCCCTACTTCGGTTACGCGCGTCAGGACAGAAAGACCCGTTCCCGCGAGCCGATCACGGCTAAACTGATCGCCAACCTTCTGGAGAAGGCCGGCGCAGACCGTGTGATCGCGGCGGACCTCCACGCGGGACAGATACAGGGATTTTTCGACATTCCCGTCGACCACCTTACCGGCATTCCCCTCCTTGCCTCATACTTCCACCGCATCCTTGCGAAGGAGATCGAACAAGACCTTGTGACCGTCGTATCTCCCGACATCGGCGGCGTTGTGCGCGCGAGGAAGTTCGCGGAGCAGCTTAACAACGCCGACCTTGCCATTGTCGACAAGCGCCGTTCGCACGAGGTCGCGAACCAGTGCGAGGTGATGGAGATCATCGGCAATATCGACGGCCGTACCTGTATCCTCGTCGACGACATCGTGGATACCGCCGGCACGATCGTGAAGGCCGCGGAGGCTCTCAAAGAGCGCGGCGCGAAGGCGGTCTACGCCTGCGCCACCCATGGAGTACTTTCTGGACCGGCGATCGACAGGATCAAGGGCTCCGTGATCGAGGAGATGGTCCTGACGGATACGATCCCGCTCAAAGAAGAAAAGCAGACCGCAAAGATCACTGTGCTTTCGATAGCCCCTCTCTTCGCCGAGGCGCTGAGACGGATCCATTCGGAGCATTCAGTAAGCATTCTCTTCCGTTAA
- a CDS encoding 50S ribosomal protein L25: MAKNQIVKLDFTKREVTGTGACRKIRSKNLIPVVLYGPDYKSGLAGTVSARAIAPLANSGHRETTLIELAISDGTTVSALIRDVQRHPLTRQIRHIDLYQVLKGHKLKVEIPIRIANVDTAKGVKEGGLLTHSTRLVLVEVQPSDIPEEIVVDAKDLEMGAEVFVKDLPVPEGVVMLTDPEVLVLHISALRSSDDEVAEGEEESKEVEVVAKGKAAKEEE, encoded by the coding sequence ATGGCTAAGAATCAGATAGTAAAACTCGACTTCACGAAAAGAGAAGTCACCGGAACGGGAGCCTGCCGTAAGATCCGTTCGAAGAACCTCATCCCCGTAGTACTCTACGGCCCTGACTACAAGAGCGGCCTTGCCGGTACGGTATCGGCGAGAGCCATTGCGCCGCTGGCAAACAGCGGCCATAGAGAGACGACGCTCATCGAGCTTGCGATCAGCGACGGCACTACAGTCTCCGCGCTTATCCGCGACGTGCAGCGCCATCCGCTCACCCGTCAGATCCGCCACATCGACCTCTATCAGGTCCTCAAGGGCCATAAGCTGAAGGTGGAGATTCCTATCCGTATCGCCAACGTCGATACGGCGAAAGGCGTCAAAGAGGGCGGTCTCCTTACGCACAGCACGCGCCTCGTTCTTGTCGAAGTGCAGCCCAGCGATATCCCCGAAGAGATCGTCGTCGACGCGAAGGATCTCGAAATGGGCGCCGAAGTATTTGTGAAAGACCTCCCCGTTCCCGAAGGCGTCGTCATGCTGACGGACCCCGAGGTCCTCGTTCTTCACATCTCGGCTCTCAGATCATCGGACGACGAAGTTGCCGAAGGAGAAGAGGAGAGCAAGGAAGTCGAAGTCGTTGCCAAGGGCAAGGCGGCCAAGGAAGAGGAATAA